A window of Gouania willdenowi chromosome 12, fGouWil2.1, whole genome shotgun sequence contains these coding sequences:
- the sigmar1 gene encoding sigma non-opioid intracellular receptor 1 yields the protein MSVLRTVLKLLVFSAVSVLVFLLLRHWLATKQYVLNKEDVAILAKQYAGQDHEQAFSKIVVEFRKRYPGHILPDEDLQWVFVNAGGWMGSMCILHASLTEYLLLFGTAVDTGGHSGRYWAEISDTIISGTFRQWKEGTTKSEIYYPGDTIIHGVGEATSVQWSAGTWMVEYGRGFIPSTLGFALADTLCSTQDFVTLFYTVRVYTKALVLEAATQLTEAGVF from the exons ATGTCTGTCCTCAGAACAGTTTTAAAGCTGTTAGTGTTCTCTGCGGTTTCCGTCCtggtttttctgctgctgaggcACTGGTTGGCCACAAAACAATACGTTTTAAACAAAGAAGACGTTGCCATATTAGCCAAACAGTACGCAG GACAGGACCATGAACAAGCTTTCTCTAAAATAGTAGTGGAGTTCAGAAAGAG ATATCCTGGCCACATTCTGCCAGATGAGGACTTGCAGTGGGTGTTTGTGAATGCTGGAGGTTGGATGGGCTCCATGTGTATTCTCCACGCGTCTCTGACTGAATACTTACTGCTGTTTGGTACTGCGGTGGACACAGGAGGACACTCAG GTCGTTACTGGGCTGAAATATCTGACACCATTATTTCCGGCACCTTCAGACAGTGGAAGGAAGGCACAACCAAGAGTGAAATATACTATCCTG GCGACACCATCATCCACGGTGTAGGAGAGGCCACATCTGTGCAGTGGAGCGCCGGGACGTGGATGGTGGAGTACGGCCGAGGTTTCATCCCGTCCACACTGGGCTTTGCTCTGGCAGACACTCTGTGCAGCACACAGGACTTTGTCACGTTGTTCTACACAGTACGCGTCTACACCAAGGCCCTGGTGCTGGAGGCTGCTACACAGCTCACAGAGGCCGGGGTGTTTTAA